The genomic window ACCCTGCAGAATGTGGAAAAAATCAGATTTTCGGGATTGGGAGGTACCGCCAGTATTGACGGTTTCCGTTCCGATCATAATGTGGCGAGAATCGGAAAAGACTTTGTAAACCGGTCTATGACGGTTTATATTATTACTGAACAGGATTTTAATATTTCCTCTCATATCGGCATTCCTGTAAACGGTATTATCGGGTATCATTTTTTTAAGGACCATCCGTTGGTGATCGATTATTCTACAAAGAAAATCACCATTTATAACGACGAAAACGTATTCAGAAAAAGAATCAGAAAGTTTGAAGAGATCAGCATCAGCATCGAAAAGAATAAACCTTATCTGTTTGCTGATGTAGAAATGACCAAAGAACGGAAGCCCTCAAAACTGCTGATTGATCTCGGAAACAGTGATGCGATCTGGCTTTTTCCGGCTCTTATAAAAGATTTCGTCTATAACAGACCAAACATCGACGATTATTTAGGAAGAGGATTTAATGGCGATGTTTACGGTAAAAGAAGCCGGATCCACCATCTGTATTTAGGAAGCTTTACATTCGAAAAACCGCTTACCGCAATGCCGGACGAATTTTCGATTCAGCATGTGAATATGGTAGAGAATAGAAAAGGCTCAGTGGGCGGAGATATTATGCGGCGTTTTACCGTAGCTTTCGACTATAAGAATCAGAAACTATATGTAAAGAAAAACAGAAATTTCAACGATCCTTTCCATTTTAATATGAGCGGACTCGATTTCAAACAGGATGGTGTGGAATGGACGAAAGACCTGATCAGCCTGCCTGCAAAAAGTAATAAAGCACCTGCCGGAAGCACGGAAGTGATCAACAACAATATGCAATATAATTTTGTCCTGAAACCCATCTTTTCAATTGCCGGCGTAAGGAAAGATTCTCCCGGTGCCAAAGCCGGACTGCAGAAAGATGACCGCCTCATCAGCATAAATGGCAAGAAAACTGCAGATATGACTTTGCAGAAAATAATGGAAATGATGAAATCCGACGAAGGCAAAACCATAGAAATGATTATCGAAAGAAAGAACAAACCGCTGATGTTAAAATTTACCCTGGAAGATCCAATACCTTATCAAGAATAATATGAATACCGAAGAAACAACATTAGATAAAATCCGTACCCGGCCGAGGTTCACCATGTTTACCCACCTGACCAAAGAGGAATATGCAGAAAACCTTAAAAAGTACCTCGCGGAACACCGGAATGAATTTTCGGGAAACATCAACAAGGAGATAGCCACCATTTGTGTAGAAACAGAATACGAAACCTACTGGAAACCGAGATTATCACTGAGAATTGAAACCGAAGACGAAAAGACTTCCGTGAGGGGCGTTTTCGGACCCAGCTCTGCTGTATGGACCTTCTTTATGTTCCTGTATTTTTCCTTTTCGATTCTGTGGATGGTATTTTTTTCCATGTACTATGTGGAAAAGCAAATTAAAAGTCAAGAATATCCATGGGCTCTTACCGCCTCATTTATTATGATCGGCTTCATACTGCTTACTTATGCGGCCGCAAGATTCGGTCAGCACAAAGGCAAAGACGAAATGATAAAGCTTAGAAAATTTGCTGAAGAATCTACCCTTCCTTTCGAAAAAACAGATTAAGGAGCTACCGTCTTCGTAGTCTGGGGCATCTGTTCCAATACGGCTTTTGCTGCTTTTATGGAATCCACCACTTTTTCGCGGTTGTCCTGTTCTTTCAAAATTTTCTCGATATTCGGTTCGATCATTTTAGTCATTTCCTCTACGGAAACACTGTTGGAGTTAGGATCGCTCAGCAATCTTCTCCAAGGTTTTCTTTTTCCCCAGCCATAATCACCATACACCAGAACAGGTGTTCCTTTGGCTTTTGTAGTTGCCCCTCCGGGGTTCAGCACCCAGGTATCTGCGTAACCGTACAGCCATTTGGCATCCTTCATCAGCAATCGTAAGCATGAGTGCGATGCAGGATATCCCGGAAGATCGTATTGGTGCCACCCGATCCCGTCCAGATTAAAAATATTGAAATTATAAGGAAGTTTCCATTCGCTGCTTACCGTGGAAATAGCCAATTGCTTTTTCCAGTTGGCGAATGTAAGACCCGTTTTTGTTTTGGCAGATTTCTTACCCATGCTTGTCGGGCCCCACTTAACAAGCGTACCGTTCGAATACACTCCGAAAGCCTGAATAGGATACGAAAATACGACAAACTTTTTCACCGGACTCAACACATCAAGCTGCATCGGAAAGGGCGCATATTCCATTAGTGTCGTATCGATTTTTGCAGGAACGACCAAGGTATCGGCATTCCATTTATTTTTAGAATCCAGGCGGTTTAGCGCAAGGATCGCATATCGTTCTGAAGCAGAATATTTTTTATTGAAAACAGCGAATAGCGAATCTTTCATTTTTTTATCTTTCGGAAAGATAAAAGCATTGTAAAAACCATCTTCCTGCATAGCGGGCGGCATCGATTCCTTCTGAACTACCGAATCTCTTTTTGCGACAACTGAATCTTTTTCTTCATCTGAATCCTCCAATACTGCCGAAGAAGTATCCTGGATCTTATCATTGATCTTTTCCATTTCCTTTTTACATGATAAGAGCATGAATGCTATACAAACAGCAGAAAGAAATGATTTTTTCAGAGATATGTTTTTCATAAATAAATATGGTCGGATTGATTTTTCCTACTCAGTACAAATATCAGACCTAAAATCGGATTGAAAAAGTGTAGAAGAAAAATACCGGGAAAATACGGTGATGTCCCAAATATATAAAACATAAATTCCTGTTTTAGAGACTTAAGAAAATGCTATTTTAATATATTTTATCGCATCAGCTCGTGACTATAAATGATTATTATCAAAAAACATAAATAAAAAAAGCCTTTGTAATATACATCACGGCTTGCAGAATACAAAATATAGATGAAATACATAAACAAAAAAATCCTGTAAAATGATTTACAGGATTTGCGATCCGGACGGGACTCGAACCCGTCTCGTCTGATGACGAGATGACAGGGCGGCATTCTAACCAACCAAATCATCAGATTAATATCCTTTAATAAGTTTTTCAAGAGAAGTACGATTCAGTTTCTTCAACCTTTTCTCTTCAATCAAAGCCTGAGACTTGCTTTCAAATTCCTGCACATAAACTATTTTCCAATCATTTGTTCCCGATGTATACTTGCTCTTGGATTCAAGATGATAGAGTAAACGCCTTTCAACATTTTCAGAAAAGCCTTTGTAATATACATCACGGCTTGCAGAATATAAAATATAGATGAAATACATAAACAAAAAAATCCTGTAAAATGATTTACAGGATTTGCGATCCGGACGGGACTCGAACCCGTCTCGTCTTAGGACGAGATGACAGGGCGGCATTCTAACCAAACAAATCATCAGATTAATCTTTATCTTTTAATAAGTTTTTCAAGAGAAGTACGATTCAGTTTCTTCAACCTCTTCTCTTCAATCAAAGCGTGAGATTTGTTTTCGAATTCCTGCATATAAACTATTTTCCAATCATTTGTTCCCGATGTATACTTGCTCTTGGATTCAAGATGATAGAGTAAACGCCTTTCAACATTTTCAGAAAAGCCTTTGTAATATACATCACGGCTTGCAGAATATAAAATATAGACGAAATACATAAACAAAAAAATCCTGTAAAATGATTTACAGGATTTGCGATCCGGACGGGACTCGAACCCGTCTCGTCTTAGGACGAGATGACAGGGCGGCATTCTAACCAAACAAATCATCAGATTAATCTTTATCTTTTAATAAGTTTTTCAAGAGAAGTACGATTCAGTTTCTTCAACCTCTTCTCTTCAATCAAAGCGTGAGATTTGTTTTCGAATTCCTGCATATAAACTATTTTCCAATCATTTGTTCCCGATGTATACTTGCTCTTGGATTCAAGATGATAGAGTAAACGCCTTTCAACATTTTCAGAAAAGCCTTTGTAATATACATCACGGCTTGCAGAATATAAAATATAGACGAAATACATAAACAAAAAAATCCTGTAAAATGATTTACAGGATTTGCGATCCGGACGGGACTCGAACCCGTCTCGTCTTAGGACGAGATGACAGGGCGGCATTCTAACCAACCTACCGTCAAATTAATCTTTATCTTTAATAAGCTTTTCAAGAGAAACACGATTCAGTTTCTTCAACCTTTTCTCTTCAATCAAAGCCTGAGACTTGCTTTCGAATTCCTGCACATAAACTATTTTCCAATCATTTGTTCCCGATGTATACTTGCTCTTGGATTCAAGATGATAGAGTAAACGCCTTTCAACATTTTCAGAAAAGCCTTTGTAATATACATCACGGCTTGCAGAATATAAAATATAGACGAAATACATAAACAAAAAAATCCTGTAAAATGATTTACAGGATTTGCGATCCGGACGGGACTCGAACCCGCGACCTCCGCCGTGACAGGGCGGCATTCTAACCAGCTGAACTACCGGATCAATTTTTTTAAAGTAAATTGAGAAAACTTTCTGCGATCCGGACGGGACTCGAACCCGCGACCTCCGCCGTGACAGGGCGGCATTCTAACCAGCTGAACTACCGGATCAATTTTTTAAAGAAATTGAAAAAAACTTCTGTTATCCGGAGTTCTGAACCCGTCTCGTCTTAGGACGAGATGAAAGGGCCGCATTTAAACGACGAAACTTCTGATCAATTTTATTTTAAAAGTAAATTGAGAAAACTTTCTGCGATCCGGACGGGACTCGAACCCGCGACCTCCGCCGTGACAGGGCGGCATTCTAACCAGCTGAACTACCGGATCAATTTTTTAAAGAAATTGAAAAAAACTTCTGTTATCCGGAGTTCTGAACCCGTCTCGTCTTGGGACAAGATAAAAGGCCGTATTTAAACTACGAAACTTCCGATCAATTTTATTTAAAAGTAAATTGAAAACTTTTTGCGATCCGGACGGGACTCGAACCCGCGACCTCCGCCGTGACAGGGCGGCATTCTAACCAGCTGAACTACCGGATCAAGATTTATCTTGTTTTTAAAGAACCTCGTTTCTTTTTTGTGATGGCAAAAGTACAACTTTTTTCGTTACCTGCAAATTTATTTCAAAAAAAAAGCCTCCCGAAACCGGAAGGCGTTCATAATCAAAATTATTATTTTATAAGTGTGCGCTTAGTTTTTCAGCGATCACTTCTTTTGGAGCTACTCCTACCAATTTATCCACAACCTCCCCATTCTTGAAAATAAGAACTGTAGGGATATTTCTGATACCGTACTGCATAGAAATTTCCTGGTTGTTATCCACATCTACTTTTCCAACTACTGCTTTTCCTTCAAAGTCTGTTGCTACCTCTTCGATGATTGGTCCCAACGTTCTGCACGGTCCGCACCATACTGCCCAAAAATCTACCAATACCGGCTTATCTGATTTTAAAACCGTTTCCTGAAATGAGCTGTCTGTAATTTCTAAAGCCATTTTATTTTTTTATTTAAATTAATATTCTTCTTAATTGATTTCCTTTAATCGGATAGTCAAAATTACGCTTTTTGAGCAATAAGCCTATCTATGCTCAACATTTGTATTTTCTATAACGAAATCTTTTGAGATTTCCATCAAAGCGTCTGCCAAAGCATCGATATCTTCTTTCGTCGTTAAATGACTAAAAGAGATTCGCAGCGGTGTACAATGATCCATTTCATCTTCTGATAAAACCATCATCATTACCATGGAAGGCTTCGATGCTCCTGACGAACATGCGCTTCCCTGAGAAATTGCAATCCCCTTCATATCCAGTTGCAGCCCGATTAACGGGTTTTTATAGGGTAATAGAGCACTTAAAACCGTATAAAGACTGTTTTCCTGCTCTGCACTTCTTCCGTTGAATTTGATGCCCGGAACTGCTTCCGTAAGTTTTTCGGCAGCATAACTTTTGATAGCCTGCATATGATTGGCATATTCCTCCAAATGATTAAGGGAAATTTCCAAAGCTTTTCCTAAACCTACGATTCCTGCTACATTCTCAGTACCTGCTCTTAAGCTTCTTTCCTGAGGTCCACCGGTAATGATTCCTTTCAGACCGCTGGATTTTCTGATAAAAGCAAATCCGATTCCTTTTGGGCCGTGGAATTTGTGGGCACTGCATGATGCGAAATCAACCTGAATATCGGAGAAATCCAGCTGCATATGGGCCATCGTCTGTACGGTATCGGAATGAAATAACGCGTGATGCGCTTTGCACAATTTGGCTACTTTTTTAATATCGGTAAGGTTGCCGATTTCATTGTTGGCATGCATCAAGCTTACCAAGGTTTTTTTATCGGATGCCTTTAAAAGTTCTTCTAATTTAGTAAGATCGATATCTCCCTTTTCATTCGGGCGGATGTAGTTTACCTCTACTCCTTTACGTGCTTTCATATCCAGGATGCTTTCCGAAACACACTTGTGCTCCAAGGGAGAACTGATAATTCTCTCAACACCAAGATGGTCGACAGCGGACTTGATGATCATATTGTTTGATTCTGTCCCGCATGAAGTAAAGATAATCTCAGCCGGCGTCACATGAAGATAATCGGCTACCTGTCTTCTTACGTTTTCGATCAGAATTTTTGCCTCCTGACCGAAACTGTGTGTTGAGGACGGATTCCCGAAATTCATTTTCATGGTACCCACCATGGCATCGATAACTTCTTCCGAAAGCGGAGTCGTAGCAGCGTTATCAAGGTATATTTTATTCATTTTTACTTTGAAAATATTAGTTTCAGTACAATAAAAAATGGAATCTGAACCGACTGATTCTTACCTCTTTCGGGTTTTCCATTTTTTACCGTTCAAAATTAGTGAAAAAATTGATAATGTCCCTCATTTGCCCATTTTAACATCGGCTTATCTCCTGAGGTATCTCCGAAAGCAATAATCTTATCATATTTTTTATCCCTGATCTCTGTCTGAATACGGGCAAGTTTTTCATTGCCGTTACAGTTTCTCCCGATAAAGTTTCCTGTGAAAACACCGTTCTTAAACTCAGCCTGAGTGGCCAATAGCTTCATGTTAAAAGCATCAGCAAAAGGCTTTGCCCAGATGTCGAGTGATGCTGTTACCAATAGGCTCTGTGTATTTTCGTGATCTATATTTTTAATAAAGTCCAAAGCATTTTCTCTTACCACTTTAGGATAATGCGCCTCAAAGAACTGTTGGGATTTTTTTTCGATCTTTTCCTGGGTCTGCCCCTTAAGGATAGAGCCGATAAAGCTTTTTTTCACTTTTTCAGTTTCTGCCAGTCT from Chryseobacterium sp. SORGH_AS_0447 includes these protein-coding regions:
- a CDS encoding PDZ domain-containing protein, translated to MNAQNSFEIEDAEKTVIPFKLIANLIFIPVNINGADLTFMLDTGVAETSIFSLENQELTLQNVEKIRFSGLGGTASIDGFRSDHNVARIGKDFVNRSMTVYIITEQDFNISSHIGIPVNGIIGYHFFKDHPLVIDYSTKKITIYNDENVFRKRIRKFEEISISIEKNKPYLFADVEMTKERKPSKLLIDLGNSDAIWLFPALIKDFVYNRPNIDDYLGRGFNGDVYGKRSRIHHLYLGSFTFEKPLTAMPDEFSIQHVNMVENRKGSVGGDIMRRFTVAFDYKNQKLYVKKNRNFNDPFHFNMSGLDFKQDGVEWTKDLISLPAKSNKAPAGSTEVINNNMQYNFVLKPIFSIAGVRKDSPGAKAGLQKDDRLISINGKKTADMTLQKIMEMMKSDEGKTIEMIIERKNKPLMLKFTLEDPIPYQE
- a CDS encoding L,D-transpeptidase, yielding MEKINDKIQDTSSAVLEDSDEEKDSVVAKRDSVVQKESMPPAMQEDGFYNAFIFPKDKKMKDSLFAVFNKKYSASERYAILALNRLDSKNKWNADTLVVPAKIDTTLMEYAPFPMQLDVLSPVKKFVVFSYPIQAFGVYSNGTLVKWGPTSMGKKSAKTKTGLTFANWKKQLAISTVSSEWKLPYNFNIFNLDGIGWHQYDLPGYPASHSCLRLLMKDAKWLYGYADTWVLNPGGATTKAKGTPVLVYGDYGWGKRKPWRRLLSDPNSNSVSVEEMTKMIEPNIEKILKEQDNREKVVDSIKAAKAVLEQMPQTTKTVAP
- a CDS encoding GIY-YIG nuclease family protein, with the protein product MYFIYILYSASRDVYYKGFSENVERRLLYHLESKSKYTSGTNDWKIVYVQEFESKSQALIEEKRLKKLNRTSLEKLIKGY
- a CDS encoding GIY-YIG nuclease family protein; protein product: MICLVRMPPCHLVLRRDGFESRPDRKSCKSFYRIFLFMYFVYILYSASRDVYYKGFSENVERRLLYHLESKSKYTSGTNDWKIVYMQEFENKSHALIEEKRLKKLNRTSLEKLIKR
- a CDS encoding GIY-YIG nuclease family protein codes for the protein MPPCHLVLRRDGFESRPDRKSCKSFYRIFLFMYFVYILYSASRDVYYKGFSENVERRLLYHLESKSKYTSGTNDWKIVYMQEFENKSHALIEEKRLKKLNRTSLEKLIKR
- a CDS encoding GIY-YIG nuclease family protein, with the translated sequence MYFVYILYSASRDVYYKGFSENVERRLLYHLESKSKYTSGTNDWKIVYVQEFESKSQALIEEKRLKKLNRVSLEKLIKDKD
- the trxA gene encoding thioredoxin — translated: MALEITDSSFQETVLKSDKPVLVDFWAVWCGPCRTLGPIIEEVATDFEGKAVVGKVDVDNNQEISMQYGIRNIPTVLIFKNGEVVDKLVGVAPKEVIAEKLSAHL
- a CDS encoding cysteine desulfurase family protein, producing the protein MNKIYLDNAATTPLSEEVIDAMVGTMKMNFGNPSSTHSFGQEAKILIENVRRQVADYLHVTPAEIIFTSCGTESNNMIIKSAVDHLGVERIISSPLEHKCVSESILDMKARKGVEVNYIRPNEKGDIDLTKLEELLKASDKKTLVSLMHANNEIGNLTDIKKVAKLCKAHHALFHSDTVQTMAHMQLDFSDIQVDFASCSAHKFHGPKGIGFAFIRKSSGLKGIITGGPQERSLRAGTENVAGIVGLGKALEISLNHLEEYANHMQAIKSYAAEKLTEAVPGIKFNGRSAEQENSLYTVLSALLPYKNPLIGLQLDMKGIAISQGSACSSGASKPSMVMMMVLSEDEMDHCTPLRISFSHLTTKEDIDALADALMEISKDFVIENTNVEHR
- a CDS encoding HAD family hydrolase; this encodes MKKLYCFDFDGTLTYKDTMFMYLKFYDPTKFRLQFLKHVPLFVLLKLRLAETEKVKKSFIGSILKGQTQEKIEKKSQQFFEAHYPKVVRENALDFIKNIDHENTQSLLVTASLDIWAKPFADAFNMKLLATQAEFKNGVFTGNFIGRNCNGNEKLARIQTEIRDKKYDKIIAFGDTSGDKPMLKWANEGHYQFFH